A part of Myxococcales bacterium genomic DNA contains:
- a CDS encoding protein kinase has product MQAGALVTPNVRLERALAKGGMGAIWVAHHTGLATEVAVKFLSRALAENPQMRARFAREASAAARIRSPHVVQVFDHGVTAEGDPFIVMELLSGQELGARLEEAQRLAPAELIAILRQACKALSKAHQAGVVHRDIKPQNIYLCENDGDFFVKVLDFGIAKEERAQPESSTPFTQTGSLLGTPYYMSPEQIMKPKEVDLRADLWALAVLAYESLTGELPFDGETFGAISVKAVTGDFRPPSELCPELPKSVDAWFAKAFDPEVQRRFQSARELAESFANAFPAAQRSMRPSAPSLVEDTREFPVVTVPPAAPDSTTAKGLGFEPTVPPPGALPRADTLVAGGVAVVAPPRGVDKEIALELDVAPPAQAPTPALTTGRVGPPQHVPAAASTAPGRAPLAMTSRASRAAVALVLVVGIGGGIGASRYISSAADAPAAPREPAREPTALSAEPSPIQQPAPLGAPATSTAVAASPAPGPSSSTAPPSTALATPQPPKLERSTARPKPPKPTSTAPVIKEVKDRGF; this is encoded by the coding sequence GTGCAGGCCGGCGCCCTCGTGACCCCCAACGTGCGCCTTGAGCGCGCCCTCGCCAAGGGCGGTATGGGCGCCATCTGGGTGGCCCATCACACGGGCCTCGCGACGGAAGTGGCCGTGAAATTCCTGAGCCGCGCGCTCGCCGAGAACCCGCAGATGCGGGCGCGCTTCGCCCGCGAGGCCAGCGCCGCCGCTCGAATCCGCAGCCCACACGTCGTTCAGGTCTTCGACCACGGCGTGACCGCCGAGGGCGACCCGTTCATCGTGATGGAGCTGCTCTCCGGGCAGGAGCTCGGAGCCCGCCTCGAAGAGGCACAACGCCTCGCGCCGGCCGAGCTCATCGCGATCCTCCGGCAAGCCTGCAAAGCGCTCTCAAAGGCCCACCAGGCCGGCGTGGTCCATCGCGACATCAAGCCGCAGAACATCTACCTGTGCGAGAACGACGGCGACTTTTTCGTCAAGGTGCTCGACTTCGGCATCGCGAAGGAGGAGCGCGCGCAACCGGAGTCCTCGACCCCGTTCACGCAAACCGGCTCGCTCTTGGGAACGCCCTACTACATGAGCCCGGAGCAGATCATGAAGCCCAAGGAGGTCGACCTCCGGGCCGACCTTTGGGCGCTCGCGGTCCTCGCCTACGAGTCCCTAACGGGCGAGCTGCCGTTCGATGGCGAGACCTTCGGCGCCATCAGTGTGAAGGCTGTGACCGGCGACTTCCGTCCGCCGTCCGAGCTTTGTCCCGAGCTGCCCAAGAGCGTCGACGCGTGGTTCGCGAAGGCCTTCGACCCGGAGGTGCAGCGGCGCTTCCAGTCGGCGCGCGAGCTCGCCGAGTCATTCGCCAACGCCTTCCCTGCGGCGCAGCGCTCGATGCGTCCGTCGGCGCCATCGCTGGTCGAAGACACGCGAGAGTTTCCCGTCGTGACTGTGCCCCCGGCAGCACCCGACAGCACCACGGCCAAGGGCCTGGGATTCGAGCCAACGGTCCCACCGCCGGGGGCCTTGCCGCGCGCCGATACGCTCGTCGCCGGCGGTGTTGCCGTCGTAGCGCCCCCCCGCGGTGTCGACAAAGAGATCGCCCTCGAGCTCGACGTCGCGCCGCCGGCGCAAGCACCAACGCCCGCGTTGACGACCGGTCGTGTCGGTCCGCCCCAACACGTTCCCGCTGCCGCATCCACGGCGCCGGGCCGCGCACCGTTGGCCATGACGAGCCGCGCCTCACGAGCGGCCGTCGCCCTCGTGCTGGTCGTCGGCATCGGCGGCGGCATCGGCGCGAGTCGCTACATCTCCAGTGCCGCCGACGCGCCTGCCGCGCCCCGCGAACCGGCCCGAGAGCCGACGGCGCTCTCTGCGGAGCCCAGCCCGATTCAGCAACCCGCGCCGCTTGGTGCCCCCGCCACGTCGACGGCCGTGGCGGCGTCGCCGGCGCCGGGCCCCTCGTCATCCACCGCACCGCCCTCGACGGCCCTCGCGACGCCGCAGCCGCCAAAGTTGGAGCGCTCAACGGCGCGCCCAAAGCCGCCCAAGCCGACGTCGACGGCGCCGGTCATCAAGGAGGTCAAAGATCGTGGCTTCTGA
- a CDS encoding M23 family metallopeptidase: protein MKARLTLLAFTFVGLACTASSSSNPPAKGPGQRTVSTLDSKGGTITLEGVATVVFPAGALAAATEVTLETTADAATAALFEESTVIFELTNRVPYEVRLRTGSAALTAPVQVSLRIPSTITGTARALAEVVEASEEDDFVQFEVLDAARSGDSLSFSLPHELITNAIRPDGAHEAVLTLAEGPGIPGVPGFPTVGGPTGGAGECPVKPFYPPLAKNEVTSPFNPGRSIVVQGRRATGHYGTDYRAANGADLFAAGDGVVLKSYVSTTLGECVILKVDGVGSVLYAHMKTRAVQTGDKVTCGQVIGQADHTGRSQAPHLHLELAPNGALFGSANKVDSAGCLDPNACDGCRFTKDYVGTARITYSQPFNAAINDADEHEEVNATGVLLTPGEGGALYVKTATINVTKTRTLHPTPAPDCTITTTGSASITAGTPIDPVRGVLRCLPPGIFTDPADKTIYIDTLQPFTIPMEKTFSGCGTSGKEDTGASWLLIPSILAGPPGHSTTADKATLSGTFVTPPNSKGGTTTHEWSFTRVN, encoded by the coding sequence ATGAAAGCTCGGCTCACGCTCCTCGCGTTCACCTTCGTCGGGCTCGCGTGCACGGCATCTTCGTCGAGCAATCCGCCGGCCAAGGGCCCCGGACAGCGGACCGTCAGCACGCTCGACTCGAAGGGCGGGACCATCACCCTGGAGGGGGTGGCGACGGTCGTCTTTCCCGCTGGCGCCCTCGCTGCGGCGACGGAGGTCACGCTCGAGACTACGGCTGACGCGGCGACGGCGGCCCTCTTCGAGGAGAGCACGGTCATCTTCGAGCTCACGAACCGTGTGCCGTACGAGGTTCGCCTGCGCACCGGCAGCGCCGCGCTGACGGCTCCAGTGCAAGTCAGCCTCCGAATCCCGAGCACGATCACGGGGACCGCGCGCGCCCTCGCCGAGGTCGTCGAAGCGAGCGAGGAGGACGACTTCGTTCAGTTCGAAGTCCTCGACGCGGCGCGCTCCGGCGACTCGCTGTCGTTCTCGCTTCCTCACGAGCTCATCACGAACGCGATTCGGCCCGACGGCGCTCACGAGGCGGTGCTAACGCTCGCGGAGGGTCCAGGGATCCCGGGCGTGCCAGGATTTCCGACCGTGGGTGGCCCCACCGGCGGCGCCGGCGAGTGCCCCGTCAAGCCGTTCTATCCACCGCTCGCCAAGAACGAGGTCACAAGCCCGTTCAATCCGGGTCGTTCGATCGTCGTGCAAGGCAGGAGGGCCACCGGGCACTACGGCACCGACTATCGCGCCGCGAACGGCGCCGACCTCTTCGCCGCGGGGGATGGAGTCGTGCTGAAGTCCTACGTGAGCACGACGCTCGGCGAGTGCGTGATCCTCAAGGTCGACGGCGTGGGCTCCGTGCTCTACGCGCACATGAAGACGCGCGCCGTGCAGACGGGCGACAAGGTGACGTGCGGGCAAGTGATCGGCCAGGCGGACCACACGGGCCGTTCGCAAGCGCCCCACTTGCACCTGGAGCTCGCTCCCAACGGGGCCCTGTTCGGCTCGGCGAACAAGGTCGACTCAGCAGGGTGCCTCGACCCCAACGCCTGCGACGGGTGCCGCTTCACGAAGGACTACGTCGGGACCGCTCGGATCACCTATTCGCAGCCGTTCAACGCGGCGATCAACGACGCCGACGAGCACGAGGAGGTCAACGCGACGGGCGTGCTCCTCACCCCGGGAGAAGGCGGCGCACTCTATGTGAAGACGGCGACGATCAACGTCACGAAGACGCGAACGTTGCATCCGACGCCCGCACCGGATTGCACGATCACCACCACGGGCTCGGCCTCCATCACCGCAGGGACCCCCATCGACCCGGTCCGCGGCGTCTTGCGGTGCCTCCCACCGGGGATCTTCACCGACCCCGCGGACAAGACCATCTACATCGACACGCTGCAGCCGTTCACGATTCCGATGGAGAAGACGTTCTCGGGATGCGGGACCAGCGGCAAGGAAGACACGGGAGCCAGCTGGCTACTCATTCCGTCGATCCTGGCCGGGCCGCCGGGCCACTCCACGACGGCCGACAAGGCCACGCTCTCGGGCACGTTCGTGACACCGCCGAACAGCAAGGGTGGAACCACCACCCACGAGTGGAGCTTCACGCGCGTCAACTGA
- a CDS encoding response regulator transcription factor: MVRALIVDDEAPARDRLRRLLKEHADVECVGEATSGLDALEMIERVSPDLVFLDIQMPEMNGLEVAASLPTPGPAVVFATAHDTHALRAFELAAVDYLLKPISKERLRRSLERVRSRRAPAAEAAQAVLSRMESRPQRMAVREGAKFVVFDTERITAILAQDHYAAILVDGRELLSEESLDRLMSRLDSKKFLRVHRGAIVNVALVQELQHEGDRKYFALLAGLPGTRIPISRDRLEELKGRLGID, from the coding sequence ATGGTGCGCGCCTTGATCGTGGACGACGAGGCCCCAGCGCGCGATCGGCTGCGACGCCTGCTCAAAGAACACGCCGACGTGGAGTGCGTGGGCGAGGCCACAAGCGGCCTCGACGCGCTCGAGATGATCGAAAGGGTCTCACCGGATCTCGTCTTCCTCGACATCCAGATGCCCGAGATGAACGGCCTGGAGGTGGCGGCTTCCCTCCCGACGCCTGGCCCCGCCGTCGTCTTCGCCACAGCCCACGACACGCACGCGCTTCGCGCCTTCGAGCTCGCCGCCGTCGACTATCTCCTCAAGCCCATCTCCAAAGAGCGGCTGCGACGCTCGCTCGAACGCGTGCGCTCGAGGAGAGCGCCGGCGGCGGAGGCCGCGCAGGCTGTGCTTTCCCGCATGGAGTCACGCCCCCAAAGGATGGCGGTGCGTGAGGGCGCCAAGTTCGTCGTCTTCGACACGGAACGAATTACCGCCATCCTCGCCCAGGATCACTACGCGGCTATCCTGGTCGACGGCCGCGAGTTGCTCTCGGAAGAGTCGCTCGACCGCCTCATGAGTCGCCTCGACAGCAAGAAATTCCTGCGCGTCCATCGCGGGGCGATCGTGAACGTCGCGCTCGTTCAGGAGCTGCAACACGAAGGCGATCGCAAGTACTTCGCGTTGCTCGCTGGCCTTCCCGGAACGCGAATCCCGATCAGCCGCGACAGGCTCGAGGAACTGAAGGGCAGACTGGGGATCGACTGA
- a CDS encoding histidine kinase → MRRWHPRSLLSPKTTAETFVASLLVWNPLIAGAFNFVFGGTHDFAGRWLVATTISEAAACQCFAGVHGFRWLVGAYSRARARAVPGWSVGFGSGFIVAAAIMPLSLPLAFAAGGVVARAVGVDSGATDFRAYRVGIGFGLVMAAVFFFYRSRAEARDAARDAEARLAELENRRLRAQLSALTAEMNPHLLFNALNTVASLVHHDPDRAEEVVLQLADLYRGVLRSAGSATHPLGDEMRLCRAYLEVEHARFGARLVREIDVDPAVDLETIQVPVLVLQPFVENAVKHGLSRRKEGGKVRLELRMNGPHLDMTVDDDGVGLGESRAPGTGRGIANCKERLALTYCGRASLEVGARTGGGTRVVVSLPVESVG, encoded by the coding sequence TTGCGCCGATGGCACCCACGATCACTGCTGAGTCCGAAGACGACAGCCGAGACGTTCGTCGCGAGCTTGCTCGTGTGGAACCCGCTCATCGCGGGAGCCTTCAATTTCGTCTTCGGCGGCACGCATGATTTCGCGGGACGCTGGCTCGTCGCGACCACCATCTCCGAGGCGGCGGCGTGCCAGTGTTTCGCCGGCGTCCACGGCTTTCGCTGGCTCGTCGGGGCGTACTCACGAGCGCGCGCGCGCGCCGTCCCGGGGTGGAGCGTCGGCTTCGGCTCCGGCTTCATCGTGGCTGCCGCGATCATGCCGCTCTCCCTCCCGCTGGCCTTCGCCGCCGGCGGGGTCGTCGCCCGCGCGGTCGGCGTCGACTCGGGTGCGACCGATTTCCGCGCCTATCGCGTTGGCATCGGCTTCGGTCTCGTGATGGCGGCCGTCTTCTTCTTCTATCGGAGCCGAGCCGAGGCCCGTGACGCGGCCCGTGACGCCGAGGCGCGCCTCGCGGAGCTCGAGAACCGGCGCCTCCGTGCGCAGCTCTCCGCGCTGACGGCCGAAATGAACCCGCACCTGCTCTTCAACGCGCTCAACACCGTCGCCTCACTGGTGCATCATGATCCCGACCGCGCCGAGGAGGTCGTCCTGCAGCTCGCGGACCTCTACCGCGGCGTGCTGCGCTCGGCGGGCTCGGCGACACACCCGTTGGGCGACGAGATGCGCTTATGCCGCGCGTACCTCGAGGTGGAGCACGCCCGCTTTGGCGCTCGACTCGTGCGCGAGATCGACGTTGACCCAGCGGTCGACCTGGAGACGATTCAGGTACCGGTGCTCGTGCTGCAACCCTTCGTGGAGAACGCCGTCAAACATGGCCTGTCCCGTCGCAAGGAGGGAGGCAAGGTTCGCCTCGAGCTGCGCATGAACGGACCGCACCTCGACATGACGGTGGACGACGATGGTGTCGGACTCGGTGAGTCGCGGGCACCTGGCACCGGCAGAGGCATCGCGAACTGCAAAGAACGGCTCGCCCTCACCTACTGCGGAAGAGCGAGCCTCGAGGTGGGCGCCCGCACGGGAGGCGGCACCCGGGTGGTCGTCTCGCTCCCAGTCGAGAGCGTGGGTTAG
- the rplC gene encoding 50S ribosomal protein L3 — protein MNSLPGVYGKKLGCMSIFTDDGSVKTVTVVEAGPLVVVGKRTMEKDGYTALIVGLGERKEKHTSKPLAGQFKKANMTPKRLLKELRCSDEWAAKFEVGATMKLDEVFTAGQFVDAQAKTRGRGFTGVMRRWNMAGFVSSHGTHEYFRHGGSIGTNMTPGRTLPNLKMPGQYGNETTSVMNQKVYRVDADKHLLLIEGAVPGPKQGTVLIRHAIKKSKKVKR, from the coding sequence ATGAACAGTCTCCCCGGCGTTTACGGCAAGAAGCTCGGCTGCATGTCCATCTTCACCGACGACGGCAGCGTCAAGACCGTCACCGTGGTCGAAGCCGGCCCCCTCGTGGTCGTTGGCAAGCGCACCATGGAGAAAGACGGCTACACGGCCCTCATCGTCGGTCTCGGCGAGCGCAAGGAGAAGCACACCTCCAAGCCGCTGGCGGGGCAGTTCAAGAAGGCGAACATGACGCCCAAGCGCCTCCTCAAAGAGCTCCGTTGCTCCGACGAGTGGGCCGCCAAGTTCGAGGTCGGCGCGACGATGAAGCTCGACGAGGTCTTCACGGCGGGCCAGTTCGTCGACGCGCAAGCGAAGACCCGCGGTCGCGGCTTCACGGGCGTCATGCGCCGCTGGAACATGGCCGGCTTCGTGTCGTCGCACGGCACGCACGAGTACTTCCGTCACGGCGGCTCCATCGGTACCAACATGACGCCCGGTCGCACGCTCCCGAACCTCAAGATGCCCGGCCAATACGGCAACGAGACGACGAGCGTCATGAACCAGAAGGTCTACCGCGTCGACGCCGACAAGCACCTGCTCCTCATCGAAGGCGCCGTGCCGGGTCCGAAGCAGGGCACGGTCCTCATCCGTCACGCCATCAAGAAGTCCAAGAAGGTGAAGCGCTGA
- a CDS encoding SUMF1/EgtB/PvdO family nonheme iron enzyme — protein sequence MVGRFRVAVLALPLLGACQALSGLVDLETRTAGGADAAGDSALADADEVKDASPSAEASAGDGTVADSAAVGDASDDALVVVDGGDAGGDARGDGATDASADVTADAAGSDAAVDAGLDAAVDAGFDSGFDAGPGPACTRQADCLGGGTCATGHCTVPPSCQGVPTTCGPANNETCCASPLITGPGGEVSFDLNNGGSAGPDSATLTEYRLDRYEVTVGRFRKFVAGYAAARSGTTAGAGSLPSLPKAPWAGGDETSHRTGWDTGWAGSMLNTGAAVESAAVACGSKYSASPGSNDNVAMGCVSFFEAFLFCAWDGGRLATYAELMAASVGGDEQRAYPWGNASPTSLLSVFNTSEPATVGSRGAAAVGRYGHYDLAGNVAEHMMDSFTGSLPSNPCNNCVAVLPIPNRTSFGYSFEYPALSPFKGDVDSNPFFVGPFGFAPSPFANPARYSSIGFRCARYVD from the coding sequence ATGGTTGGCCGTTTCCGCGTGGCGGTCCTCGCGCTCCCCTTGTTGGGCGCCTGCCAGGCGCTCTCGGGGCTCGTGGATCTGGAGACGCGGACCGCCGGCGGGGCAGACGCCGCCGGCGACAGCGCCCTCGCGGACGCCGACGAGGTCAAGGACGCTTCGCCCAGCGCGGAGGCCTCGGCGGGCGATGGAACCGTGGCCGATAGCGCAGCCGTCGGCGACGCGAGCGACGACGCCCTTGTCGTTGTGGACGGCGGGGACGCTGGTGGCGACGCACGCGGCGACGGGGCCACCGACGCGAGCGCCGACGTCACCGCGGACGCCGCCGGTTCGGACGCCGCCGTGGACGCCGGCCTCGACGCGGCCGTGGATGCGGGCTTCGACAGTGGCTTCGACGCGGGACCCGGTCCAGCGTGCACGCGTCAAGCGGACTGCCTCGGGGGAGGTACCTGTGCGACGGGCCACTGCACGGTTCCGCCGAGTTGTCAGGGCGTGCCCACGACCTGCGGGCCCGCCAACAACGAGACCTGCTGTGCGAGCCCACTCATCACGGGGCCCGGCGGCGAGGTTTCCTTTGATCTGAACAACGGCGGGTCGGCAGGCCCCGACTCGGCGACGCTCACCGAATACCGCCTCGATCGATACGAGGTAACGGTCGGCCGCTTCCGCAAGTTCGTCGCGGGCTACGCGGCGGCGCGGAGCGGCACGACGGCCGGCGCGGGCAGTCTGCCGTCGTTGCCAAAGGCGCCATGGGCGGGTGGCGACGAGACCTCGCACCGAACAGGATGGGACACCGGCTGGGCGGGCTCGATGCTGAACACCGGCGCGGCCGTGGAGAGCGCCGCCGTCGCGTGTGGCTCCAAGTACAGCGCGTCGCCCGGGTCGAACGACAACGTGGCCATGGGCTGCGTCAGCTTCTTCGAGGCGTTCCTCTTCTGCGCGTGGGACGGCGGACGCCTTGCCACGTACGCGGAGCTCATGGCCGCGTCCGTCGGCGGCGACGAGCAGCGGGCCTACCCTTGGGGCAACGCGAGCCCGACATCGCTCCTCTCCGTGTTCAACACGTCCGAGCCCGCGACCGTTGGGAGTCGCGGGGCTGCGGCGGTCGGCCGCTACGGACACTACGATCTTGCGGGCAACGTCGCCGAGCACATGATGGACTCGTTTACCGGCAGCTTGCCCTCGAATCCCTGCAACAACTGCGTGGCGGTGCTCCCGATCCCGAATCGCACCTCCTTCGGATACTCGTTCGAGTATCCCGCGCTCTCTCCCTTCAAGGGCGATGTGGACTCCAATCCGTTCTTCGTTGGGCCCTTCGGCTTCGCGCCGTCGCCCTTCGCGAACCCTGCCCGCTACAGCTCCATCGGTTTCCGATGCGCGCGATACGTCGATTGA
- a CDS encoding PAS domain-containing protein, whose amino-acid sequence MLDREGRVLLVNRAWREFALSNGGRADSSTCVGADYLETCRRAAKAGAEGAQAVLEGLESVLAGKTLAFEHEYPCHSPTEERWFLLFARSFPSDDGGVVISHIGVTERHRLLLEQARGKS is encoded by the coding sequence GTGCTTGATCGGGAAGGTCGCGTCTTGCTGGTCAACCGCGCGTGGCGCGAGTTTGCGCTCTCGAACGGCGGAAGGGCGGACTCGAGCACGTGCGTCGGGGCCGACTACCTCGAGACGTGCAGACGCGCGGCCAAGGCCGGCGCCGAAGGCGCGCAGGCCGTCCTCGAGGGGCTCGAGTCCGTGCTGGCGGGGAAGACCTTGGCCTTTGAGCACGAATACCCGTGTCACTCGCCGACGGAGGAGCGGTGGTTCTTGCTCTTCGCGCGCAGCTTTCCTTCCGACGATGGGGGTGTCGTCATCTCCCACATCGGCGTGACGGAGCGGCATCGACTCCTGCTCGAGCAGGCGCGGGGGAAGTCCTGA